In the genome of Palaemon carinicauda isolate YSFRI2023 chromosome 20, ASM3689809v2, whole genome shotgun sequence, one region contains:
- the LOC137659756 gene encoding uncharacterized protein, with amino-acid sequence MRFLFDTGASCSLLPRPLSRTLSRSAGTGLVATNRSAIPNHGYEILTLSFGSTKNIWKFLIADVTLPILGANFLLHFHLLVDVAHRQLVNTDLHSLTPLIRASPTCSKHQRTHGFLRPPFHIVLESFPSRTLSNTHGYRKTRYLSAYQDDGGPSVYQIQTCGTLSSGSC; translated from the coding sequence ATGCGATTTTTGTTTGACACAGGTGCTTCCTGTTCTCTTctcccaagaccactctccagaaCACTGTCTAGGTCTGCTGGCACTGgcctggtagctaccaacagatctgcaatacccaaCCACGGTTATGAaatcctcacattatcgtttggaagcactaaaaatatttggaagtttctcattgctgatgtcacattgccaatcctcggtgccaaCTTCCTGttacacttccacctcctggtcgatgtagctcaccggCAATTAGTCAATACAGATTTGCACTCCTTAACGCCTCTCATACGTGCCTCTCCGACTTGCTCTAAGCATCAGCGCACTCATGGATTCTTACGCCCACCTTTTCACATTGTACTcgaaagttttccatccagaactttatCAAACACCCATGGCTACcgcaaaacacggtatttatcagcatatcaagacgacgggggcCCCAGTGTTTACCAGATTCAGACATGTGGCACCTTATCGTCTGGCAGCTGCTAA